A single genomic interval of Streptococcus suis harbors:
- a CDS encoding DUF975 family protein translates to MFTISNIRERARQTLNETPGIYQVAVIPVTISVIVQLISFSRNSLAGVSAEELASPSYFISTSLFPIFYGLLLGLLHLSIICTIFHLIKGVKTSTSFNDVLMIFNHKDFWKIFRTYILTSFLLFLWGLLFYLGIGLLIGAGTMITIIAASSQSLDPDALPMEILAILGLMAMGGILLMVLGIALYIPQFYAYSQVEYILFDQLEREEYTGAFSIIRSSRKLMKGYKFKRFTLDLSFIGWFLLVIITFGLAGLYVWPYHYAAQIHFHEEILDEQAKKMSYV, encoded by the coding sequence ATGTTTACAATTTCTAATATACGTGAGCGGGCTCGCCAAACACTAAACGAGACACCTGGTATCTATCAAGTGGCTGTCATCCCCGTCACTATTTCTGTTATCGTTCAGTTAATTTCTTTCTCTCGCAATAGCCTTGCTGGAGTGTCAGCTGAGGAACTTGCCAGTCCTAGCTACTTTATTTCTACCTCCTTGTTTCCAATATTTTACGGATTGCTATTAGGACTACTGCACTTATCCATTATATGCACTATATTTCATCTTATCAAAGGGGTAAAAACTTCCACATCATTTAACGATGTGCTGATGATTTTCAATCATAAAGATTTCTGGAAAATCTTTCGAACCTACATTTTAACAAGTTTCTTGCTCTTCCTTTGGGGACTACTGTTTTACCTTGGTATTGGTTTACTTATCGGTGCTGGAACGATGATTACAATCATAGCTGCATCCAGTCAATCCTTAGACCCTGATGCACTTCCTATGGAAATCCTTGCCATACTAGGGCTAATGGCCATGGGAGGTATCCTACTTATGGTTTTAGGAATTGCTCTTTATATTCCACAATTCTATGCTTATTCACAGGTAGAATATATCTTGTTTGATCAATTAGAACGCGAAGAATATACAGGCGCTTTTTCAATCATTCGGTCTAGTCGAAAGTTGATGAAAGGCTACAAGTTTAAACGCTTTACACTTGATTTATCCTTCATTGGCTGGTTCCTTCTTGTCATTATTACATTTGGCCTGGCTGGTTTATATGTATGGCCGTATCACTATGCTGCACAAATACACTTCCATGAAGAAATTTTAGATGAGCAGGCTAAGAAAATGAGTTACGTATAA
- the tgt gene encoding tRNA guanosine(34) transglycosylase Tgt — translation MTDVPIKYRLIKKEKHTGARLGEIITPHGTFPTPMFMPVGTQATVKTMSPEELKAMGSGIILSNTYHLWLRPGDELVARAGGLHKFMNWDQPILTDSGGFQVYSLADSRNISEEGVTFKNHLNGSKMFLSPEKAISIQNNLGSDIMMSFDECPQFYQPYDYVKKSIERTSRWAERGLKAHRRPHDQGLFGIVQGAGFEDLRRQSAHDLVSMDFPGYSIGGLAVGETHDEMNAVLDFTTPLLPENKPRYLMGVGAPDSLIDGVIRGVDMFDCVLPTRIARNGTCMTSRGRLVVKNAQFAEDFTPLDPECDCYTCKNYTRAYLRHLLKADETFGIRLTSYHNLYFLINLMKNVRQAIMDDNLLEFRQDFMEKYGYGKNGRNF, via the coding sequence ATGACAGATGTTCCAATCAAGTATCGCTTGATTAAGAAAGAAAAGCACACAGGTGCACGTTTGGGCGAAATAATTACCCCACACGGGACCTTTCCAACCCCCATGTTTATGCCAGTTGGAACTCAGGCAACGGTAAAAACCATGTCACCTGAAGAATTGAAGGCGATGGGTTCAGGAATTATCCTATCTAATACCTATCATTTGTGGCTTCGTCCAGGTGACGAATTGGTGGCGCGTGCAGGTGGTTTGCACAAATTTATGAATTGGGATCAACCGATTTTGACTGACTCAGGTGGTTTCCAGGTTTATTCTTTGGCGGATAGTCGCAATATCTCAGAAGAAGGAGTGACCTTCAAAAACCATCTCAATGGTAGTAAGATGTTCCTGTCACCTGAAAAAGCTATTTCCATTCAGAACAATCTTGGCTCTGACATTATGATGAGCTTTGATGAGTGTCCGCAGTTCTACCAGCCTTATGACTATGTAAAAAAATCCATCGAAAGAACAAGTCGTTGGGCAGAACGTGGTCTCAAGGCTCACCGCCGTCCGCATGACCAAGGTTTATTTGGTATTGTCCAAGGTGCTGGTTTTGAAGATCTTCGTCGCCAATCAGCCCATGATTTGGTTAGTATGGATTTTCCAGGATACTCTATTGGAGGATTGGCTGTTGGTGAAACACACGATGAAATGAATGCTGTACTGGACTTCACGACCCCTCTTTTACCGGAGAATAAGCCACGCTATCTCATGGGTGTTGGAGCACCAGATAGCTTGATTGATGGCGTGATTCGTGGGGTTGATATGTTTGACTGTGTATTACCAACACGTATTGCGCGTAATGGAACCTGTATGACCAGTCGTGGACGTCTTGTGGTGAAAAATGCCCAGTTCGCTGAGGATTTTACACCGTTAGATCCAGAGTGCGATTGCTACACATGTAAAAACTATACACGTGCATATCTCCGCCATTTACTTAAGGCCGACGAGACGTTTGGTATTCGTTTGACAAGTTATCACAACCTCTACTTCCTAATCAACCTGATGAAAAATGTCCGTCAGGCCATTATGGATGATAATTTATTGGAGTTCCGTCAAGACTTTATGGAAAAATATGGTTATGGCAAGAATGGTAGAAACTTTTAA
- a CDS encoding IS110 family transposase produces MRAVFGIDVSKASSEVAILVNSEKVHGYTMSNDALGFARLLGDLKTVHKPEIIFEATGVYSRRLQAFLDEHGYAYTRLNPLEAKKQLDSLRVRKTDQIDAEKLAQSQFVLNRKPTYVQEEVYQELRALSRFYQNLTEDIVRAKNRLHKVLQVTFPEIETVLSKPTGEQYWNLVTAFPCKDFVLDLSKDELLESIRQSTSKRISDKRVAYLAEKLIALANQSYCAVKKTSPMLEEVRYYAKELLRLSEQRQTVLDQMVELAQPLPEYDILLSIPGIAETTATSIIGELGDIRRFQSANQINAFIGIDLRHYESGNFLAKEHITKRGNPYARKILFKCIHNIASASHTNPCHIADFYEKRKRQSQTTSTKPHTIASIHRLIRTMYYLITHNKLYDYRSTQNQ; encoded by the coding sequence ATGCGTGCAGTTTTTGGGATTGATGTGAGTAAGGCAAGTTCAGAAGTGGCCATTCTAGTCAATAGTGAGAAAGTTCATGGCTATACCATGTCCAATGACGCCTTAGGCTTTGCTCGGCTACTTGGCGATTTGAAAACCGTCCATAAGCCAGAAATCATCTTTGAAGCAACAGGTGTCTATTCTCGTCGTCTTCAAGCTTTTCTGGATGAACATGGCTACGCTTATACACGGCTTAATCCCTTAGAAGCTAAGAAGCAACTGGATAGCTTGCGTGTGCGGAAAACAGATCAAATTGACGCCGAAAAACTGGCTCAATCTCAATTTGTGCTGAATCGTAAACCCACTTATGTCCAAGAAGAAGTCTATCAAGAACTGCGAGCTTTAAGTCGCTTCTATCAGAACTTAACTGAGGACATCGTTCGAGCTAAAAACCGTCTGCACAAGGTCTTGCAAGTCACGTTTCCAGAGATAGAGACTGTCTTATCAAAGCCAACTGGGGAACAATACTGGAACTTAGTTACTGCGTTTCCTTGCAAGGACTTCGTGCTTGATTTAAGCAAGGACGAACTCTTAGAGAGCATTCGTCAGTCCACCTCAAAACGTATTTCGGACAAGCGTGTGGCGTATTTAGCTGAGAAGCTGATAGCACTAGCTAATCAATCGTATTGTGCCGTCAAGAAAACCTCTCCAATGCTGGAAGAGGTTCGTTACTATGCAAAAGAATTGCTTAGACTTTCTGAACAGAGACAAACTGTTCTAGACCAAATGGTGGAACTAGCTCAGCCATTACCTGAATATGACATTCTGCTCTCTATTCCTGGAATAGCTGAGACTACTGCAACAAGTATTATTGGTGAACTGGGAGATATTCGCCGTTTTCAGTCTGCCAATCAAATCAATGCCTTTATCGGTATTGACCTGAGACACTATGAATCTGGTAACTTCCTCGCTAAGGAACACATTACCAAGCGTGGCAATCCCTACGCTAGAAAGATTCTGTTCAAATGTATTCACAATATCGCTTCAGCCAGTCACACCAATCCTTGCCATATCGCCGACTTTTATGAGAAACGAAAAAGACAATCGCAAACGACTTCTACAAAGCCACACACGATTGCCTCCATACATCGTCTCATTCGGACAATGTATTACCTCATAACGCATAACAAACTTTACGATTATCGTTCTACCCAAAATCAGTAA
- a CDS encoding ROK family transcriptional regulator, translating into MTTDKYLIREQNEALVLQTIIENKGLSRAQIAKETGLNKASVSSITTSLIDSGLVEETGIGQSGKTGGRKPIFVNFCGKAGLVIAFDLGYNYISGAISYLDGTIIRQFRERHLLNRENIIDYIEQYSKELLSAAPLTLHDVVGMTLAIHGIVVDNHIRFTPSYDLKDFPLKKELEKRFYFPIYLENEANLSALGEFTFSQSRDNLISISIHSGIGAGIIQDKRLQTGAHGQAGEIGHTILHPKGKACNCGNLGCLEKYASNLVVYQEFSKHYNLKHANSDLISQYYLCSDSFTQELINQQIYHQAIGINNLIMLCDPQLVIINSSLYAKIPKLLDKLESEINSQFAQKVSLTISNLGDTATLYGGIATAVQQFLHIPDLTFPR; encoded by the coding sequence ATGACTACAGATAAATACTTAATTCGTGAACAAAATGAAGCCTTAGTGCTTCAAACTATTATTGAAAACAAAGGCCTGTCTAGAGCTCAAATTGCTAAGGAAACCGGACTCAATAAGGCTAGCGTCTCGTCTATTACTACTTCTCTCATCGATAGTGGCCTTGTGGAAGAAACAGGAATTGGACAATCTGGTAAGACCGGGGGACGAAAACCTATTTTTGTCAATTTTTGTGGCAAGGCTGGTCTGGTGATTGCCTTTGACTTGGGCTATAACTACATCAGTGGAGCAATCAGCTACCTTGACGGCACTATTATTCGTCAATTTAGAGAACGTCATCTCTTAAACAGAGAAAATATTATCGATTACATCGAACAATACAGCAAAGAATTACTGTCAGCAGCGCCACTGACCCTACACGATGTGGTCGGCATGACTCTGGCCATTCATGGGATTGTGGTGGATAATCACATCCGTTTCACCCCTTCTTATGATTTGAAAGATTTTCCTTTAAAAAAAGAACTGGAAAAACGGTTCTATTTCCCTATCTACTTGGAAAATGAGGCTAATCTTTCGGCATTAGGAGAATTTACCTTCTCACAATCCAGAGACAATCTTATCAGCATCAGTATCCATAGCGGTATCGGAGCAGGTATTATTCAGGATAAACGCTTGCAGACTGGAGCTCATGGACAAGCTGGTGAAATTGGACATACCATTTTACACCCCAAAGGCAAGGCTTGTAATTGTGGTAATTTGGGATGCTTAGAGAAATATGCATCAAATCTAGTCGTATATCAAGAATTCTCCAAACACTATAACCTTAAGCATGCTAATTCGGACCTAATTTCTCAATATTATCTTTGCTCAGATTCCTTCACTCAGGAACTCATAAACCAACAGATCTATCATCAAGCTATTGGTATTAATAATCTCATCATGCTTTGTGATCCTCAACTAGTAATTATCAATAGCTCGCTGTATGCTAAGATACCCAAACTTCTAGATAAATTGGAATCAGAAATTAATAGTCAATTTGCACAAAAGGTCTCCTTAACAATTTCGAACCTAGGTGATACAGCAACACTATATGGAGGTATTGCTACAGCTGTTCAACAGTTTTTACATATACCGGATTTAACGTTTCCTAGATAA
- the xylA gene encoding xylose isomerase: protein MSYFPHLSPIKYEGTATTNPFAFRHYNPDEVIEGKTMKEHLRFALAYWHTMTQDGSDPFGYPTNERTWFGETVMETAHNRVDAFFEILEKLGVDYFCFHDIDIAPAGDSLEEFFSNLDEITDHIKAKMEETGKKLLWNTANMFSHPRFNNGAASSNNAEVFAYAAAQVKKGLDISKKLGGENYVFWGGREGYESLINTDMKFEQENIARLFKMAIAYGEKIGHKPQFLIEPKPKEPSKHQYDFDAATTMAFILKHGLEGDFKLNLEANHATLAGHTFEHELNVARDFNALGSIDANQGDMLLGWDTDEFPTNIYDTTFTMLEILANGGLAPGGINFDAKVRRSSFEMEDLLLAHIAGMDTYARGLKAAAKIRSDRFLENLKEKRYASYKEGIGASILADKEDLESLTAYALEHDNPKLESSHLELVKSQLNDYLV from the coding sequence ATGTCATATTTCCCACATTTATCACCAATTAAATATGAAGGTACAGCAACAACAAATCCTTTTGCTTTTCGCCATTACAATCCTGACGAGGTGATTGAAGGTAAAACAATGAAAGAGCATTTGCGGTTTGCTCTTGCTTATTGGCATACCATGACACAAGATGGTTCAGATCCATTTGGTTATCCAACAAACGAGCGCACATGGTTTGGGGAAACTGTTATGGAGACAGCTCACAATCGAGTGGATGCGTTTTTTGAAATTCTTGAAAAACTTGGAGTGGATTATTTCTGTTTCCATGATATTGATATTGCTCCGGCGGGGGATTCTTTAGAAGAATTCTTTTCTAACCTTGATGAAATTACAGACCATATTAAAGCAAAAATGGAAGAGACGGGGAAAAAACTTCTTTGGAATACAGCAAATATGTTTTCTCACCCTCGTTTCAACAATGGTGCAGCCTCCTCAAATAATGCAGAAGTCTTTGCCTATGCAGCTGCTCAAGTTAAGAAGGGGTTGGACATTTCTAAAAAACTTGGTGGCGAAAACTATGTCTTCTGGGGCGGACGTGAAGGGTACGAATCTTTGATCAATACTGACATGAAGTTTGAGCAAGAAAACATTGCCCGACTCTTCAAAATGGCGATTGCCTATGGTGAAAAGATTGGTCATAAGCCACAGTTCTTGATTGAGCCAAAACCAAAAGAACCGTCAAAACATCAGTATGATTTTGATGCGGCGACTACCATGGCCTTCATTCTCAAACACGGTCTTGAAGGAGATTTCAAGTTGAACCTAGAAGCTAACCACGCGACCCTTGCAGGGCACACCTTTGAACATGAGCTAAATGTGGCGCGTGACTTTAATGCTCTTGGGTCGATTGACGCCAACCAAGGCGATATGCTTCTGGGCTGGGATACGGATGAGTTCCCGACAAACATCTACGACACCACCTTTACCATGCTTGAAATTTTGGCAAATGGAGGTCTAGCACCAGGTGGCATCAACTTTGATGCTAAGGTCCGTCGTTCATCCTTTGAAATGGAAGACCTTCTTTTAGCTCATATTGCTGGTATGGATACCTATGCGCGAGGTTTGAAAGCGGCAGCCAAAATTCGCTCTGATCGTTTCTTAGAGAACTTGAAAGAAAAACGCTATGCGAGCTATAAAGAAGGCATTGGTGCCAGCATTCTTGCAGATAAGGAAGACTTAGAAAGTCTCACTGCATATGCCTTGGAACACGACAATCCAAAATTAGAATCCAGCCATTTAGAGTTAGTCAAATCGCAATTAAATGATTATTTAGTATAA
- the xylB gene encoding xylulokinase: MSYVLGIDLGTSSLKGLLVTKEGELVASVSAEYDLMHLQPGFSEQNPKDWLLACDKVFDALTDKVADFTSQLEGISFSGQMHSLVLLDGRGHVLRPAILWNDTRTSAQCRQIEEKLGNRLLAITRNRALEGFTLPKILWVQEKEPEIWAQVRQLMLPKDYLGYYLTGNHHTDFTDAAGTLLLDIENGEWSAEIADTFGIPISYLPKVVASSVQIGTVRKELQERYGLENAVQVFAGGADNACAAVGAGILSSQVGMASIGTSGVFLSYEGNKTLDYQGKLHFFNHALSGSYYSMGVTLAAGHSLNWFRDTFAKEQSFSDLLATISSISPGSNGLLFTPYIVGERTPHVDSHIRGSFIGIDTSHRLAHFTRSVLEGITFSLKDAQSLMTEVAGKTFTRIVSVGGGVKNKDWLQIQADVFNAEIVTLKAEQGPGLGAAMLAALGLGWFENMESCADHFVAYTDAIQPIPENVAVYETIYQHYKAIYPNVKNIK; encoded by the coding sequence ATGTCTTATGTTTTAGGTATTGATCTTGGAACCAGTTCTTTAAAGGGGCTTTTGGTTACCAAAGAAGGAGAGCTTGTGGCGTCTGTCTCTGCTGAGTATGATTTGATGCATTTGCAACCAGGATTTAGTGAGCAGAATCCTAAAGATTGGCTTCTAGCTTGTGATAAGGTCTTTGATGCGTTGACAGATAAGGTAGCAGATTTTACCTCTCAATTAGAAGGTATTAGCTTTTCTGGCCAAATGCATAGTCTAGTCCTTTTAGATGGACGTGGCCATGTTTTACGACCGGCTATCTTGTGGAATGATACACGAACAAGTGCCCAGTGTCGTCAAATTGAAGAAAAACTTGGTAATCGCTTATTGGCGATTACTCGAAATAGGGCGCTTGAAGGTTTCACCCTACCAAAAATTCTTTGGGTACAGGAAAAGGAACCCGAAATTTGGGCTCAGGTGCGTCAGTTGATGCTACCAAAAGATTATTTGGGCTACTATTTGACAGGTAACCATCATACTGATTTTACTGATGCCGCAGGTACTCTCTTGCTTGATATCGAAAATGGAGAATGGTCTGCTGAAATTGCCGATACGTTTGGTATTCCTATCAGTTATTTACCAAAAGTTGTCGCTTCTTCCGTTCAAATTGGCACCGTTAGAAAGGAACTTCAAGAACGTTATGGTTTAGAAAATGCCGTCCAGGTCTTTGCGGGTGGTGCTGACAATGCTTGTGCAGCGGTGGGAGCAGGAATTTTATCTAGTCAAGTCGGTATGGCAAGTATTGGGACATCAGGTGTTTTCCTCTCTTATGAAGGAAATAAGACACTTGATTATCAAGGAAAACTCCACTTTTTTAACCATGCTTTGAGTGGTAGTTACTATTCCATGGGTGTGACGTTGGCTGCTGGTCATAGTCTCAACTGGTTCCGTGATACCTTTGCCAAAGAGCAGAGCTTTTCGGATTTGTTAGCAACTATCAGTTCCATCTCTCCAGGGTCTAACGGCCTTCTCTTTACACCATATATTGTTGGAGAGAGGACGCCCCATGTTGATAGTCATATTCGTGGCTCATTTATCGGTATTGATACCAGCCATAGATTAGCACATTTTACAAGGAGTGTACTTGAAGGCATTACATTTTCTTTGAAAGATGCTCAAAGTCTTATGACAGAAGTGGCAGGAAAAACTTTTACCCGCATTGTTTCTGTCGGTGGTGGTGTTAAAAATAAAGATTGGCTCCAGATACAGGCAGACGTCTTTAATGCAGAAATTGTAACCTTAAAAGCTGAACAAGGACCAGGCTTAGGTGCGGCGATGCTAGCAGCTCTTGGTTTAGGATGGTTTGAGAATATGGAATCCTGCGCAGACCACTTTGTAGCATACACTGACGCCATTCAGCCAATTCCAGAAAATGTCGCTGTCTACGAAACCATCTATCAGCACTATAAAGCCATTTACCCAAATGTCAAAAATATTAAGTGA
- a CDS encoding TIM-barrel domain-containing protein: MNNCEMTYIEKRLEDELLRIEAWGNNSLRIRAFPTGIVEEHVNALTEPVPNPHCKVIIHENGNQEIRNGKISAIIDHRNKISFFNEKGALILQEFIRLRAVKHDDGSEDISTISVTKDFNSTLKLKSREYQANNHGSDFAVKARFESNPNEKIFGMGQYQHEFLDLKNTVLELAQRNSQFSTPFYLSSLGYGFLWNNPGIGSVTFAKNLTEWSMRATTYIDYWITVGDTPKEILNQYCLVTGFAPLMPKRLLGLWQSKLRYRTPQEVLDVLEGYRRRNIQLSTIAIDYFHWPKQGEYRFDEKFWPNVKELISEIKNHYNVEPIISIWPTVQSDANNFQTYQQNGYLIGINKGIRFSMNIQGQTTFIDTTNREACQYVWQQIEANYKKNGINYYWIDVAEPGYAVYDFDNYRYQKGPVLQCGNLYPIGYLKMIFDGNSQQDSEVILVRGAWAGAQKYGALPWSGDIDSSFESLRNQVNTGLNVGMAGLPWWTTDIGGFHGGNADDPEFRELMIRWFQYSTFSPILRMHGDRLPHSKSLSNEGGGKMPTGAPNEIWSFGREVENIMMRFIRIRDGLKEYLYHLMKEAHDFGYPVMRSLFFEYPNDSMAWDVDNTYMLGDSILVAPIVDYQLRERIVYLPDDREWVHLFSEKEYQGGSSYLIQAPLDEIPVFIVKNKWREISTYLGSI; the protein is encoded by the coding sequence ATGAATAACTGTGAGATGACATATATCGAAAAAAGATTGGAAGATGAACTGTTACGAATTGAAGCTTGGGGAAATAATTCATTACGCATACGGGCATTTCCTACAGGTATAGTTGAAGAACATGTTAATGCCTTGACAGAACCAGTTCCGAATCCGCACTGTAAAGTAATTATCCATGAAAATGGCAATCAAGAAATAAGAAACGGGAAAATTAGTGCTATTATTGACCATCGTAATAAAATCAGTTTTTTTAATGAAAAAGGAGCATTAATATTACAAGAATTTATTCGCTTACGTGCAGTTAAACATGATGATGGTAGTGAAGATATCAGTACTATTAGTGTCACAAAGGATTTCAATTCTACTTTAAAGTTAAAATCGAGAGAATATCAGGCCAATAATCATGGCTCGGATTTTGCGGTAAAAGCAAGATTTGAGTCGAACCCCAATGAAAAAATTTTTGGTATGGGACAGTATCAGCACGAATTTCTCGATTTAAAAAACACGGTTCTTGAATTAGCACAGCGTAATTCTCAATTTTCAACTCCATTTTATCTATCTAGTCTAGGCTATGGTTTCTTATGGAATAATCCGGGTATAGGTAGTGTTACATTTGCCAAAAATTTGACAGAATGGTCTATGCGGGCTACTACTTATATTGATTATTGGATTACGGTAGGCGATACTCCTAAAGAAATATTAAATCAGTATTGTTTGGTTACAGGTTTTGCCCCTTTGATGCCGAAACGCTTACTTGGTCTTTGGCAAAGTAAGTTGAGATACAGAACTCCCCAAGAAGTGTTGGATGTTTTAGAAGGTTATCGTCGGAGAAACATTCAATTATCCACAATTGCAATTGATTACTTTCATTGGCCAAAGCAAGGAGAGTATCGATTTGATGAAAAATTTTGGCCGAATGTCAAAGAACTTATTAGCGAAATAAAAAATCATTATAATGTGGAACCTATTATTTCAATCTGGCCAACTGTGCAATCGGATGCCAATAATTTTCAGACCTATCAGCAGAATGGATATCTTATTGGTATTAATAAGGGAATTCGCTTTTCGATGAATATTCAAGGGCAGACTACTTTTATTGATACAACTAACCGAGAGGCTTGTCAATATGTTTGGCAACAGATAGAAGCAAATTATAAGAAAAATGGCATTAACTATTACTGGATTGATGTAGCTGAACCAGGTTATGCAGTCTATGATTTTGATAATTATCGATACCAAAAAGGTCCAGTTCTTCAATGTGGGAATCTCTATCCTATTGGTTACTTGAAAATGATTTTTGATGGCAATAGTCAACAAGATTCAGAAGTTATTCTAGTTAGGGGGGCTTGGGCTGGAGCACAAAAATATGGTGCTTTACCTTGGTCAGGTGATATTGACTCTAGTTTTGAGTCTTTAAGAAATCAGGTCAATACAGGATTAAATGTTGGAATGGCTGGTTTGCCATGGTGGACAACAGATATCGGAGGGTTTCATGGAGGAAATGCTGACGATCCAGAATTCAGAGAGTTGATGATTAGATGGTTTCAATATTCTACCTTTTCACCGATTTTGAGAATGCATGGAGATCGCTTACCACATTCAAAATCTCTTTCTAACGAAGGTGGAGGGAAAATGCCTACAGGAGCACCTAATGAAATTTGGTCGTTTGGTAGGGAGGTGGAAAACATAATGATGCGATTCATCCGTATACGCGATGGGTTGAAGGAATATCTTTATCATCTAATGAAAGAAGCTCATGATTTTGGTTACCCGGTGATGAGATCCTTATTTTTTGAATATCCAAATGATTCAATGGCATGGGATGTGGATAACACTTATATGTTGGGAGACTCTATTTTAGTAGCCCCTATTGTAGACTATCAACTCAGAGAAAGGATAGTTTATTTACCTGATGATAGAGAGTGGGTGCATCTGTTTAGTGAAAAGGAGTATCAAGGCGGTAGTTCTTACCTAATTCAAGCTCCTCTTGATGAGATTCCAGTATTTATTGTAAAAAATAAGTGGAGAGAAATTTCTACATATTTAGGCTCAATATAA
- a CDS encoding TIM-barrel domain-containing protein codes for MWQSKLRYQTTQEVNEVFTGYKFRNLPLSVIVIDYFHWTEEGDYYFDQTYWRGIERLATNCREAGVELMISVWPTVSKESRHFKWFNSENLLIQNNTRTKKSVALFNGSYLLDLSRSWMRIILKYLLLKNYRRKGIQLFWADQAEPELDSYHHNRYSISGINFASCANRYSLWYLEAIPKYIINDKKIIFPTLIRNVWFGSQEQGALAWSGDIEGSFESLREQIRIGLSMGICGQSWWTTDIGGFHEYKNDANYFRELLIRWFQFATFTPILRMHGDRQPHTPSIGKSGGGIRTSGASNEIWSFGEKVEQILTKFLHIREILLPYLTVIYTECHLTGLPLMRPLFLEFPSEPGSWEISDFYMFGSDLLVCPVTDENCKFLRVYLPRGYEWVHLFTKEIFIGGMWYDIGVSLENIPVFRKSTSSFLMGIEDKISKIGG; via the coding sequence TTGTGGCAGAGTAAATTACGTTATCAAACTACTCAAGAAGTCAATGAGGTATTTACTGGATATAAGTTTAGAAACTTACCACTATCAGTCATTGTTATCGACTATTTTCACTGGACAGAAGAAGGTGACTACTATTTTGATCAGACTTACTGGAGAGGCATTGAGAGGCTTGCTACAAATTGTAGAGAGGCTGGAGTCGAATTAATGATATCTGTTTGGCCAACAGTAAGTAAAGAGTCACGGCACTTCAAGTGGTTTAATAGTGAGAACCTGTTAATACAAAATAATACTCGGACAAAGAAATCAGTCGCCTTATTTAACGGGTCATATCTTTTAGATTTATCCAGATCGTGGATGAGAATAATCCTGAAATACCTATTATTAAAAAATTATAGGAGGAAAGGTATACAATTATTTTGGGCAGATCAAGCGGAACCCGAGTTAGATAGCTATCACCATAATCGATATAGTATATCAGGCATTAACTTTGCAAGTTGTGCTAATCGTTATTCTTTATGGTATTTGGAGGCCATTCCTAAATATATAATTAATGATAAAAAGATAATATTTCCAACATTGATTAGGAATGTTTGGTTTGGAAGTCAAGAACAAGGAGCCTTGGCATGGTCCGGTGATATAGAAGGATCATTTGAATCATTAAGAGAACAAATAAGAATTGGTTTATCTATGGGAATCTGTGGACAAAGTTGGTGGACAACAGATATCGGAGGATTCCATGAGTATAAAAATGATGCGAACTATTTTAGAGAACTATTAATCAGATGGTTTCAATTTGCGACATTTACTCCAATTTTACGAATGCATGGAGATAGGCAACCCCACACCCCATCAATCGGGAAATCTGGTGGAGGGATTAGAACGAGTGGGGCATCAAATGAAATCTGGTCCTTTGGAGAAAAAGTTGAACAAATTTTAACAAAATTCCTTCATATTAGGGAAATATTACTACCATATTTAACTGTTATCTATACAGAATGTCATTTGACAGGTCTCCCTTTGATGCGACCACTATTTTTAGAGTTTCCTAGTGAGCCAGGAAGTTGGGAGATATCTGATTTTTATATGTTTGGTTCGGATTTACTAGTTTGCCCAGTTACTGACGAAAACTGCAAATTTCTGAGAGTCTATTTACCTCGAGGATACGAATGGGTTCACTTATTCACTAAAGAAATATTTATAGGAGGAATGTGGTATGACATAGGTGTATCGCTTGAAAATATACCAGTTTTTAGAAAAAGTACTAGTTCTTTTCTAATGGGCATTGAAGATAAAATTTCAAAAATAGGAGGATAG